In the genome of Streptomyces sp. NBC_00190, one region contains:
- a CDS encoding methyltransferase domain-containing protein translates to MDAHQETAVYTHGHHESVLRSHRWRTARNSAAYLIGELRPGMSVLDVGCGPGTITADLAELVAPGGRVTAVDASADVVAQARAHVAERGVSGVEFATADVHALDFPDDSFDVVHAHQVLQHVGDPVRALREMRRVCRPGGIVAARDADYAAMTWYPATPGLDEWLDLYRRVARANGGEPDAGRRLRAWAREAGFSDVASSATSWCFAGPEESAWWSSLWADRTTASSYADIAVRGGHATAADLAAVAGAWHAWGASPDAWFSVLNGEILCRT, encoded by the coding sequence ATGGATGCCCACCAGGAGACCGCCGTCTACACGCACGGCCACCACGAGTCGGTGCTGCGCTCGCACCGCTGGCGCACGGCCCGGAACTCCGCCGCGTACCTGATCGGCGAACTGCGTCCGGGGATGTCGGTGCTGGACGTGGGCTGCGGCCCGGGCACGATCACCGCCGATCTGGCGGAGCTGGTGGCGCCGGGCGGCCGGGTGACCGCCGTCGACGCGTCGGCGGACGTGGTCGCGCAGGCCCGGGCGCACGTCGCGGAGCGGGGGGTGAGCGGGGTGGAGTTCGCCACGGCGGACGTCCACGCGCTGGACTTCCCGGACGACTCCTTCGACGTGGTCCACGCCCACCAGGTGCTGCAGCACGTCGGCGACCCGGTACGGGCCCTGCGCGAGATGCGGCGGGTGTGCCGGCCGGGCGGGATCGTGGCCGCGCGGGACGCCGACTACGCGGCGATGACCTGGTACCCGGCCACGCCGGGGCTGGACGAGTGGCTGGACCTGTACCGCCGGGTCGCCCGCGCCAACGGCGGCGAACCGGACGCGGGCCGGCGCCTGCGGGCCTGGGCGCGGGAGGCGGGCTTCTCGGACGTGGCGTCCTCGGCGACGTCCTGGTGCTTCGCCGGCCCGGAGGAGAGCGCCTGGTGGTCGTCGCTGTGGGCGGACCGCACGACGGCCTCCTCGTACGCGGACATCGCCGTCCGCGGCGGCCACGCGACCGCCGCGGACCTGGCCGCCGTGGCCGGGGCCTGGCACGCCTGGGGAGCGTCCCCGGACGCCTGGTTCTCGGTCCTGAACGGCGAGATCCTCTGCCGGACCTGA
- a CDS encoding DedA family protein: MTWRDVTAAAGQVPPETTQQAVGYPALFVLVALGALVPVIPTGALVSSAAVVALHHESLPYGVLLVFAVSALAAFTGDVTLYWLGQRGVRSRGGSRWLEALRGRATPDRLERARTGLDEHGVLVLVVSRLVPAGRIPVMLACLLARLPLRRFARGDAPACLAWAAAYSLIGILGGSLFSEPWKGVALAVALTLLVSAVPPGWRRLRGRTRQEG; this comes from the coding sequence GTGACCTGGCGCGACGTCACGGCGGCGGCCGGACAGGTGCCGCCGGAGACCACCCAGCAGGCGGTGGGCTACCCGGCGTTGTTCGTACTGGTGGCGCTCGGCGCGCTGGTGCCGGTGATCCCGACGGGGGCGCTGGTGAGCTCGGCTGCGGTGGTGGCGCTCCATCACGAATCGCTGCCGTACGGGGTGTTGTTGGTGTTCGCGGTGTCGGCGCTGGCGGCGTTCACCGGGGACGTCACCCTGTACTGGCTCGGGCAGCGCGGCGTGCGGTCGCGGGGCGGCTCGCGCTGGCTGGAGGCGCTGCGCGGCCGCGCCACGCCCGATCGGCTGGAGCGGGCGCGGACGGGGCTGGACGAGCACGGGGTGCTGGTCCTGGTGGTGTCCCGGCTGGTTCCGGCGGGGCGGATCCCGGTGATGCTGGCCTGCCTGCTGGCGCGGCTTCCCCTGCGCCGCTTCGCGCGCGGCGACGCCCCGGCCTGCCTCGCCTGGGCGGCGGCGTACAGCCTGATCGGCATCCTGGGCGGCTCGCTCTTCTCGGAGCCCTGGAAGGGCGTGGCCCTCGCGGTGGCCCTGACCCTGCTGGTCAGCGCGGTCCCGCCGGGGTGGCGCCGACTGCGGGGACGGACCCGGCAGGAGGGCTAG
- a CDS encoding arginase family protein, producing the protein MRSLVLLDAPSNLGLRPPAPGTVPGVYKLAGALREQGLLARLGAREGGVAVPPRYDRGDWKEGDGVFHADALAAYTLLLADRIERHLREGEFPVVLGGDCSIQLGASLAMRRLGRYGLAAIDGSADFRHPGNEAVNGPVGAAGGEELALATGRGQAALADLEGRSPYLRDEDVRLFGIRDGDGDLPELRAAGIRTATVGEIREHGAGPVARAALDGLHPPVTDGFWVHLDADVLDPSVMPAVDSPDPGGLLPGELAELLGVLVSSPRCVGINVTIYDPDLDPDGRAGALLADLVVGAFA; encoded by the coding sequence ATGCGATCCCTCGTGCTCCTCGACGCCCCGTCCAACCTCGGCCTGCGCCCGCCCGCGCCCGGCACCGTACCCGGCGTCTACAAGCTGGCCGGGGCCCTGCGCGAACAGGGCCTGCTGGCCCGGCTCGGCGCACGCGAGGGCGGGGTGGCGGTCCCGCCGCGGTACGACCGCGGCGACTGGAAGGAGGGCGACGGCGTCTTCCACGCCGACGCCCTGGCCGCGTACACGCTCCTCCTCGCCGACCGGATCGAACGGCACCTGCGGGAAGGTGAGTTCCCCGTCGTGCTCGGCGGGGACTGCTCCATCCAGCTCGGGGCCTCGCTCGCCATGCGCAGGCTCGGCCGGTACGGACTGGCCGCGATCGACGGCTCCGCCGACTTCCGCCACCCCGGCAACGAGGCCGTGAACGGGCCGGTCGGCGCCGCGGGCGGGGAGGAGCTCGCCCTCGCCACCGGGCGCGGGCAGGCCGCCCTCGCCGACCTGGAGGGCCGGTCGCCGTACCTGCGGGACGAGGACGTGCGGCTCTTCGGCATCCGGGACGGGGACGGCGACCTCCCGGAGCTGCGCGCGGCCGGGATCCGTACCGCCACCGTCGGGGAGATCCGCGAGCACGGCGCCGGGCCGGTGGCCCGGGCGGCGCTGGACGGGCTGCACCCGCCGGTGACCGACGGCTTCTGGGTGCACCTGGACGCCGACGTGCTGGACCCGAGTGTCATGCCGGCCGTGGACAGCCCCGACCCCGGCGGCCTGCTCCCCGGTGAACTCGCCGAACTTCTGGGTGTGTTGGTGAGCTCCCCGCGCTGTGTCGGGATCAACGTCACGATCTACGACCCGGACCTGGACCCGGACGGCCGTGCGGGCGCGCTGCTGGCCGACCTGGTCGTGGGCGCCTTCGCGTAG
- a CDS encoding GNAT family N-acetyltransferase → MSISAYLREGDRVGLRPFRPADGPEFTARVRESRELHRPWLFPPATIEEYEPYAARLTDGDGRAGFLVCERGTGAIAGFVNINNIVRGAFRCGALGYGAFVHAAGRGLFHEALRLVLAQAFAPAGQGLGLHRLEANIQPGNTASIALVRGAGFRLEGLSPAFLHVDGAWRDHERWAVTAGMPLP, encoded by the coding sequence ATGAGTATTTCCGCGTACCTCCGCGAAGGCGACCGGGTGGGCCTGCGGCCCTTCCGGCCCGCCGACGGGCCCGAGTTCACCGCGCGCGTGCGCGAGAGCCGCGAGCTGCACCGGCCGTGGCTGTTCCCGCCCGCCACCATCGAGGAGTACGAGCCCTACGCGGCCCGGCTGACCGACGGTGACGGCCGCGCCGGGTTCCTCGTCTGCGAGCGGGGGACCGGAGCCATCGCCGGGTTCGTCAACATCAACAACATCGTGCGCGGTGCCTTCCGGTGCGGAGCCCTCGGCTACGGAGCCTTCGTGCACGCCGCCGGCCGCGGGCTGTTCCACGAGGCCCTGCGCCTCGTCCTCGCGCAGGCCTTCGCCCCGGCCGGGCAGGGCCTCGGCCTGCACCGCCTGGAGGCCAACATCCAGCCCGGCAACACGGCCTCGATCGCGCTGGTCCGCGGCGCCGGATTCCGGCTGGAGGGGCTCTCCCCGGCCTTCCTCCACGTCGACGGGGCCTGGCGCGACCACGAGAGGTGGGCCGTGACCGCCGGAATGCCGCTGCCGTAG
- a CDS encoding MBL fold metallo-hydrolase: MPVEITWWGHATCTVEDSGVRLLTDPLFARRLAHLRRRRGPVPPPEAARADAVLVSHLHADHLHLPSLQRLAPGTRLLVPRGARRAVPGLARIAGLRGLAVTEVLPGDEVPVRDGVRVRAVSALHDGRRMPFGPHLAPALGYVVEGAARTYFAGDTGLFDTMAREVGPVDVALLPVGGWGPYLGPGHLDAGRAARALAELAPAAAVPVHYGTFWPIGMDAVRPHEFHAPGEEFERRAGRLAPKVTVRVPAHGERVRLP, from the coding sequence ATGCCGGTGGAGATCACCTGGTGGGGGCATGCCACGTGCACGGTCGAGGACTCCGGGGTCCGGCTGCTGACGGATCCGCTGTTCGCCCGGCGCCTCGCCCATCTGCGGCGGCGCCGAGGGCCGGTGCCCCCGCCCGAGGCGGCGCGCGCGGACGCGGTGCTGGTGTCGCACCTGCACGCCGACCACCTGCACCTGCCCTCGCTGCAGCGGCTGGCGCCCGGCACCCGGCTGCTGGTGCCGCGGGGTGCGCGCCGGGCGGTGCCGGGGCTGGCGCGGATCGCCGGACTGCGCGGGCTGGCGGTGACGGAGGTGCTGCCGGGCGACGAGGTCCCGGTGCGGGACGGCGTACGGGTACGGGCGGTCAGCGCCCTGCACGACGGACGGCGGATGCCGTTCGGGCCGCACCTCGCGCCGGCCCTCGGGTACGTGGTCGAGGGCGCGGCCCGTACCTACTTCGCCGGGGACACCGGGCTGTTCGACACGATGGCCCGGGAGGTCGGCCCGGTGGACGTGGCCCTGCTTCCCGTGGGCGGCTGGGGACCGTACCTGGGCCCGGGTCACCTGGACGCGGGGCGGGCGGCGCGGGCGCTGGCCGAGCTGGCCCCGGCGGCAGCGGTCCCGGTGCACTACGGGACGTTCTGGCCGATCGGGATGGACGCGGTGCGTCCGCACGAGTTCCACGCGCCGGGCGAGGAGTTCGAGCGCCGCGCGGGGCGGCTCGCGCCGAAGGTGACCGTACGGGTGCCGGCCCACGGGGAGCGGGTGCGGCTGCCGTGA
- a CDS encoding aminotransferase class I/II-fold pyridoxal phosphate-dependent enzyme, with product MQRTTAEGRGPVRYGPPAPQPGLPVLPELLSVLASAAGRSAPEPAGGGDAVREAACRYWSRRGLPTAPEDVAAGPGAPALLLALLGAYGGDVMLPRPCPAWWTPQVRLLGRQAYHVPTPAECGGIPDPYALLETVRRVRAEGGDPRVLLLSVADDPTATVPPPEMLHEACEAAASAGLFVVSDESWRDTVHRPHDTLVLSPAEMLPDQAAVLVDLSGALLPAGWPAAVVRFPDTARGTWLRARTLDVLTATGALVAGPVAGAAAHALDEPDAVAGRARAAAALHGAVAAAAHRELLAVGALARPPQAGRHLYADLTPLRAGLARHGVGDAMELEDWLGGRLGAPTPGGQRFADEPVALRVRLSTGPLLGATPQERLAALTARDPLALPHVRRSLDLLGSVLGGLA from the coding sequence ATGCAGCGCACGACGGCGGAAGGCCGTGGTCCGGTGCGGTACGGGCCTCCAGCGCCTCAGCCGGGCCTGCCCGTGCTGCCCGAACTCCTCTCCGTCCTCGCCTCGGCCGCCGGACGCTCCGCCCCCGAGCCCGCCGGTGGCGGGGACGCCGTCCGCGAGGCCGCCTGCCGTTACTGGAGCCGGCGCGGGCTGCCGACCGCCCCGGAGGACGTGGCCGCGGGCCCGGGGGCCCCGGCGCTGCTGCTCGCGCTGCTCGGCGCCTACGGGGGCGACGTGATGCTGCCCCGGCCCTGTCCCGCCTGGTGGACCCCACAGGTCCGGCTGCTGGGACGGCAGGCCTACCACGTGCCGACCCCGGCCGAATGCGGCGGCATCCCGGACCCCTACGCCCTGCTGGAGACCGTACGGCGGGTGCGCGCCGAGGGCGGCGACCCGCGCGTGCTCCTGCTGTCGGTCGCCGACGACCCGACCGCGACCGTGCCCCCGCCCGAGATGCTGCACGAGGCCTGCGAGGCCGCCGCGTCCGCCGGGCTCTTCGTCGTCAGCGACGAGAGCTGGCGCGACACCGTCCACCGGCCGCACGACACGCTGGTCCTGAGCCCCGCCGAGATGCTCCCGGACCAGGCGGCCGTCCTCGTCGACCTGTCCGGAGCGCTGCTGCCCGCCGGCTGGCCCGCGGCCGTGGTCCGATTCCCCGATACCGCCAGGGGCACCTGGCTGCGCGCCCGTACCCTCGACGTCCTCACCGCCACCGGCGCGCTGGTCGCCGGCCCCGTCGCCGGGGCCGCCGCGCACGCGCTCGACGAACCCGACGCGGTCGCCGGCCGGGCCCGCGCGGCCGCCGCCCTGCACGGAGCGGTCGCCGCCGCCGCGCACCGGGAGCTGCTGGCCGTCGGCGCGCTGGCCCGGCCCCCGCAGGCCGGCCGGCACCTCTACGCCGACCTGACACCGCTGCGCGCCGGACTCGCCCGGCACGGGGTCGGCGACGCCATGGAGCTGGAGGACTGGCTCGGCGGGCGGCTCGGCGCGCCCACCCCGGGCGGGCAGCGGTTCGCGGACGAACCGGTCGCCCTGCGCGTGAGGCTGTCGACCGGGCCGCTGCTGGGCGCCACCCCGCAGGAGCGGCTGGCCGCGCTCACCGCCCGCGATCCGCTCGCCCTGCCGCACGTGCGGCGCTCCCTGGACCTGCTCGGTTCAGTCCTGGGCGGGCTGGCCTGA
- a CDS encoding DUF5107 domain-containing protein — MATTVRRAVLTLPAAPLGPENPLPALRAPDGVHALDDRSRDGLPRDMARQIGYEPLRSLLPVRIRDGYRRERPEREFESIVIENEHLRVTVLPGLGGRVHSLVHLPTGRELLYRNPVFQPANFALNGAWFSGGIEWNTGATGHTTLSCAPLHAALVPAPDGGVMVRLWEWERLRDLPFQVDLWLPEDSEFLYVGVRVRNPHERPAPVYWWSNIAVPEDAGTRVLAPADEAWNFGYERSLRRVPVPEWEGVDRTYPLRSEYPADFFYEVQDGARPWIASLDADGRGLVQTSTGRLRGRKLFVWGAGGGGRRWQEWLTDPGTGGYAEIQAGLARTQLEHVRLEGGAEFSWLEAYGPLAAEPAAVHGADWAAARGSAQHALERVLPRERLDAAYEAWRGRADSEPGERLATGSGWGALEVLCGGFKLPGTPFEEATLGEAQQPWLELWRTGVFPAPRRVAPPGPSLVAAHWRDMLETAPAEPLTEYHLGVAQWHAGDVAQAVRSWERGLALAPSRWPLLRCLAVADALAGDPARAADGYAEAFDDLAGESRGSEPWTAAESALGQEAMAALLAAGRLPGARRVWDRLRPALREHGRFRLLAARLLAAEGHVAAARRVFEDGFEIPDLREGEEILGEVWSALTDRPLPARYDFRMRPPVG; from the coding sequence ATGGCCACCACCGTCCGCCGCGCCGTACTGACCCTCCCCGCAGCCCCGTTGGGCCCCGAGAACCCGCTGCCCGCCCTGCGCGCGCCCGACGGGGTGCACGCGCTGGACGATCGGTCGCGCGACGGGCTGCCGCGCGACATGGCGCGGCAGATCGGGTACGAGCCGCTGCGTTCGCTGCTGCCCGTCCGGATCCGGGACGGCTACCGGCGGGAGCGCCCGGAGCGGGAGTTCGAGTCGATCGTCATCGAGAACGAACACCTGCGGGTCACCGTGCTCCCGGGCCTGGGCGGGCGCGTCCACTCGCTCGTGCACCTGCCCACCGGGCGTGAACTGCTCTACCGCAACCCGGTGTTCCAGCCCGCCAACTTCGCCCTCAACGGGGCCTGGTTCTCCGGCGGCATCGAGTGGAACACCGGCGCCACCGGACACACCACCCTGTCCTGCGCCCCGCTGCACGCCGCTCTCGTCCCGGCCCCGGACGGTGGTGTGATGGTCCGGCTGTGGGAGTGGGAGCGGCTGCGCGACCTGCCCTTCCAGGTGGACCTGTGGCTCCCGGAGGACTCGGAGTTCCTCTACGTCGGTGTGCGCGTGCGCAATCCGCACGAGCGCCCCGCGCCCGTGTACTGGTGGTCCAACATCGCGGTCCCCGAGGACGCGGGCACCCGCGTCCTCGCCCCCGCCGACGAGGCCTGGAACTTCGGCTACGAGCGCTCGCTGCGCCGCGTCCCGGTCCCGGAGTGGGAGGGCGTGGACCGCACGTACCCGCTGCGCAGCGAGTATCCGGCCGACTTCTTCTACGAGGTCCAGGACGGGGCGCGGCCCTGGATCGCCTCCCTGGACGCCGACGGCCGGGGGCTCGTGCAGACCTCCACCGGACGGCTGCGCGGGCGCAAGCTGTTCGTGTGGGGCGCGGGCGGCGGCGGCCGCCGCTGGCAGGAGTGGCTGACCGATCCGGGCACGGGCGGCTACGCGGAGATCCAGGCCGGGCTGGCCAGGACCCAGCTGGAGCACGTCCGGCTGGAGGGCGGGGCGGAGTTCAGCTGGCTGGAGGCGTACGGGCCGCTGGCCGCGGAGCCCGCGGCGGTCCACGGGGCCGACTGGGCGGCGGCCCGCGGCTCGGCGCAGCACGCGCTGGAACGCGTACTGCCCCGGGAGCGATTGGACGCGGCCTACGAGGCGTGGCGCGGCCGCGCCGACAGCGAGCCGGGGGAGCGGCTGGCGACGGGGTCGGGGTGGGGCGCGCTGGAGGTGCTGTGCGGCGGCTTCAAGCTGCCGGGCACCCCCTTCGAGGAGGCCACGCTCGGTGAGGCCCAGCAGCCGTGGCTGGAGCTGTGGCGCACGGGGGTCTTCCCGGCCCCGCGCCGGGTGGCTCCGCCGGGGCCGAGCCTGGTCGCCGCGCACTGGCGGGACATGCTGGAGACGGCCCCGGCGGAACCGCTGACCGAGTACCACCTGGGCGTGGCGCAATGGCATGCCGGTGACGTGGCCCAGGCGGTACGGAGCTGGGAGCGCGGGCTGGCGCTGGCCCCGTCGCGGTGGCCGCTGCTGCGCTGCCTGGCGGTGGCGGACGCGCTGGCCGGCGACCCGGCGCGGGCGGCCGACGGGTACGCGGAGGCCTTCGACGACCTGGCCGGGGAGAGCCGGGGCAGTGAGCCGTGGACGGCCGCGGAGTCCGCGCTGGGTCAGGAGGCGATGGCGGCCCTGCTGGCCGCGGGGCGCCTGCCCGGGGCCCGGCGGGTCTGGGACCGGCTGCGGCCCGCCCTGCGCGAGCACGGCCGCTTCCGGCTCCTCGCCGCCAGGCTGCTGGCGGCGGAGGGCCATGTGGCCGCGGCCCGGCGGGTCTTCGAGGACGGCTTCGAGATCCCGGACCTCCGGGAGGGCGAGGAGATCCTGGGCGAGGTCTGGTCGGCCCTCACCGACCGGCCGCTGCCCGCGCGATACGACTTCCGGATGCGGCCGCCGGTGGGGTGA
- a CDS encoding phage holin family protein, which produces MVRGRWRTAGGALVRVILVWAVSTLTMLALAGILPDFRLRSGDDDSITQIGLTAALGAGAFGLLSALVWPVLVRALLLVPALVLGLLVFFLNGSLLLIALSLVPAGGEVAPETAVVVAAVMSAVASATSTALAVRDDEAYRRRLYRLADRRRRKGRGTGAPGAFGSAPGLVFLQLDGVGYEVLRRAAGSGLMPTVSDWLDGSHRIVSWRTDWSSQTGASQLGILHGSNFDVPAFRWYEKDTGEVMVCNRPTSAAELQRRAVERTADGGLLTLDGASRGNLFSGGADQLALVLSVSARRGRANRSRAGYFAYFSDPANAVRTALSFVAEACRETGQSLRARIRGDRPRVARGGLYPLIRAFATVVERDVVVAAVIGDMLAGRAAVYADLVAYDEVAHHSGPHGRDTDRVLQRLDRSLALLARVAEHAPRAYRIVLLSDHGQSPGETFLSRYGLTLKDLVRAGCGLPVSRRAGRTRSGAEARAAVLAALHRPVEEDAEASPGPGPGPVVLASGNLGLISFPDVPGRASRERVERAYPALLPTLANHPGVGFLLVDGVVLGRGGTVARLDVPGEAEELLAPFGPGAAGAVRRTDTFPHVADVMVNSAYDPRTGTVHAFEEQIGSHGGLGGEQGHPFLMWPTELSDPGGELAGAEAVHGVLRRWLREADGPQLPVAPRAAPPVALPAEDSRPEGTTGGIFPSAATPAQDENH; this is translated from the coding sequence GTGGTGCGAGGACGGTGGCGGACCGCGGGCGGCGCCCTGGTGCGTGTGATCCTCGTCTGGGCGGTGTCCACGCTGACGATGCTCGCGCTGGCCGGGATCCTGCCGGACTTCCGGCTCCGGTCCGGCGACGACGACAGCATCACGCAGATCGGGCTGACCGCCGCCCTGGGCGCCGGGGCCTTCGGTCTGCTGAGCGCGCTCGTCTGGCCCGTGCTGGTACGGGCCCTGCTGCTGGTGCCCGCCCTGGTGCTCGGCCTGCTCGTCTTCTTCCTGAACGGCTCGCTGCTGCTCATAGCCCTCAGCCTGGTCCCCGCCGGGGGCGAGGTGGCCCCCGAGACCGCGGTGGTCGTGGCCGCCGTGATGTCCGCCGTGGCCTCGGCGACCTCGACGGCGCTCGCGGTGCGCGACGACGAGGCGTACCGGCGGCGGCTCTACCGCCTCGCCGACCGGCGCCGCCGCAAGGGGAGGGGGACGGGCGCGCCCGGGGCCTTCGGGTCCGCGCCCGGGCTGGTCTTCCTCCAGCTCGACGGGGTCGGGTACGAGGTGCTGCGCCGGGCCGCGGGCAGCGGCCTGATGCCGACCGTCTCCGACTGGCTGGACGGCAGCCACCGCATCGTGTCCTGGCGCACCGACTGGTCGAGCCAGACCGGCGCCAGCCAGCTCGGCATCCTGCACGGCTCCAACTTCGACGTGCCCGCGTTCCGCTGGTACGAGAAGGACACCGGCGAGGTGATGGTCTGCAACCGGCCCACCAGCGCCGCCGAGCTCCAGCGGCGGGCGGTGGAGCGGACCGCGGACGGCGGGCTGCTCACGCTCGACGGGGCCAGCCGGGGCAACCTGTTCAGCGGTGGCGCGGACCAACTGGCGCTCGTGCTCTCGGTATCCGCCCGCCGCGGGCGGGCGAACCGCTCCCGCGCCGGCTACTTCGCGTACTTCTCCGATCCGGCCAACGCCGTCCGCACGGCCCTGTCCTTCGTCGCCGAGGCCTGCCGGGAGACCGGCCAGTCGCTGCGCGCGCGGATCCGCGGGGACCGGCCGCGCGTGGCGCGCGGCGGGCTGTACCCGCTGATCCGGGCCTTCGCGACCGTGGTCGAACGGGACGTGGTCGTGGCGGCGGTGATCGGCGACATGCTCGCCGGGCGCGCCGCGGTCTACGCCGACCTCGTCGCCTACGACGAGGTCGCGCACCACTCCGGCCCGCACGGCCGGGACACCGACCGGGTGCTGCAGCGCCTGGACCGGAGCCTCGCGCTGCTCGCCCGGGTCGCCGAGCACGCGCCGCGCGCGTACCGGATCGTGCTGCTCTCCGACCACGGCCAGAGCCCGGGGGAGACCTTCCTCAGCCGGTACGGGCTGACCCTCAAGGACCTGGTCCGGGCGGGCTGCGGGCTTCCGGTCTCCCGTCGGGCGGGCCGCACCCGCAGCGGGGCCGAGGCGCGGGCGGCCGTCCTGGCGGCCCTGCACCGGCCGGTGGAGGAGGACGCGGAGGCCTCCCCGGGGCCGGGCCCCGGCCCGGTGGTGCTCGCCTCGGGCAATCTCGGGCTGATCTCCTTCCCGGACGTCCCGGGCCGGGCCTCGCGCGAACGCGTCGAGCGCGCGTACCCCGCCCTGCTGCCCACCCTGGCGAACCACCCCGGCGTGGGCTTCCTGCTGGTGGACGGCGTGGTGCTGGGCCGGGGCGGGACGGTGGCGCGCCTCGACGTGCCGGGGGAGGCGGAGGAACTGCTGGCTCCCTTCGGCCCCGGGGCGGCCGGGGCCGTGCGCCGGACCGACACCTTCCCGCACGTGGCCGACGTGATGGTGAACTCGGCGTACGACCCGCGGACGGGCACGGTACACGCCTTCGAGGAGCAGATCGGCTCGCACGGGGGCCTCGGCGGGGAACAGGGGCACCCGTTCCTGATGTGGCCGACGGAACTGTCGGATCCGGGCGGTGAGCTGGCGGGCGCCGAGGCGGTGCACGGCGTACTGCGCCGCTGGCTGCGGGAGGCGGACGGGCCGCAGCTGCCGGTGGCCCCGCGGGCGGCTCCGCCCGTCGCCCTGCCGGCGGAGGATTCCCGGCCGGAGGGCACCACCGGCGGAATCTTTCCTTCCGCGGCTACGCCCGCGCAGGACGAAAACCACTGA
- a CDS encoding TIGR03086 family metal-binding protein, with amino-acid sequence MPETLLERHAEALRLFGERLRAIGDDQWDAPTPCTEWSVRDLVNHVTGEQLWIPPLVTEGRTVEEMGDMFSGDVLGDDPVAAWDRAASAAHDAFAEPGALDRTVKLSYGPALGSAYCSELTADCVVHTWDLARGIGADDRLPDGLVEFSIKEVMPYADGLAASGMFAAPLEVPAGANAQTRLLALLGRQG; translated from the coding sequence ATGCCGGAAACGCTGCTCGAACGGCACGCCGAGGCGCTTCGGCTCTTCGGCGAGCGTCTGCGCGCCATCGGGGACGACCAGTGGGACGCGCCGACTCCGTGCACGGAATGGAGCGTGCGGGACCTGGTCAACCACGTCACCGGGGAGCAGCTCTGGATCCCGCCGCTGGTCACCGAGGGCCGCACGGTCGAGGAGATGGGCGACATGTTCTCGGGCGACGTGCTGGGCGATGACCCGGTCGCCGCCTGGGACCGGGCCGCGTCCGCCGCGCACGACGCCTTCGCCGAGCCCGGGGCGCTCGACCGGACCGTCAAGCTCTCCTACGGGCCCGCGCTCGGCTCCGCGTACTGCTCGGAGCTGACCGCCGACTGCGTCGTGCACACCTGGGACCTCGCCCGGGGCATCGGAGCCGACGACCGGCTGCCGGACGGTCTCGTCGAGTTCTCCATCAAGGAGGTCATGCCGTACGCCGACGGGCTCGCGGCGAGCGGAATGTTCGCCGCTCCGCTGGAGGTTCCGGCGGGAGCGAACGCGCAGACCAGGCTGCTGGCGCTGCTGGGGAGGCAGGGCTGA
- a CDS encoding MBL fold metallo-hydrolase, whose product MSDRTDAPASTGAGAGAGAVRQAAARPAVAPPPLPGTPRPLGEHRRWPRSFADRLTTPLPGVRGFARLAREGAFRPGPDGLRGIPDLPYEPAPLPAAEPGTVCATWAGHASWVLRTGGLTVLTDPVWSRRILGTPARMTPVGVRWEDLPPVDAVVISHNHYDHLDAPTLKRLPRGTALFVPAGLAGWFRRRGFTRVAELDWWESAELGGVRFEFVPAHHWSKRSLIDTCRSLWGGWILTDTLSPTPKELYFAGDTGYGHWFAEIGRRHPGIDLALLPIGAYAPRWWLGDVHADPEEAVRACLDLGARRMAPMHWATFVLSAEPVMEPLHRARAAWARAGLPREHLWDLPIGASRMLGD is encoded by the coding sequence ATGAGCGACAGGACGGACGCCCCCGCATCCACGGGGGCGGGTGCGGGCGCGGGCGCGGTACGGCAGGCCGCCGCCCGGCCGGCCGTCGCCCCGCCGCCGCTCCCCGGCACCCCGCGCCCGCTCGGCGAACACCGCCGCTGGCCCCGTTCCTTCGCCGACCGGCTCACCACCCCGCTCCCCGGTGTCCGCGGCTTCGCCCGGCTCGCCCGCGAGGGCGCCTTCCGGCCCGGCCCCGACGGGCTGCGAGGCATCCCCGACCTGCCGTACGAGCCGGCCCCGCTGCCCGCGGCGGAGCCCGGCACGGTCTGCGCCACCTGGGCCGGACACGCCAGCTGGGTGTTGCGTACCGGCGGGCTGACCGTGCTCACCGACCCCGTCTGGTCCCGGCGGATCCTCGGCACCCCGGCCCGTATGACACCCGTCGGGGTGCGCTGGGAGGACCTGCCGCCGGTGGACGCCGTGGTCATCAGCCACAACCACTACGACCACCTGGACGCGCCCACCCTCAAGCGGCTGCCGCGCGGCACCGCCCTCTTCGTCCCGGCGGGCCTGGCCGGCTGGTTCCGCCGCCGCGGCTTCACCCGGGTCGCCGAGCTCGACTGGTGGGAGTCGGCCGAACTGGGCGGCGTACGCTTCGAGTTCGTACCGGCCCACCACTGGTCCAAGCGCTCGCTGATCGACACCTGCCGGTCCCTGTGGGGCGGCTGGATCTTGACCGACACCCTGAGCCCCACGCCGAAGGAGCTCTACTTCGCGGGCGATACCGGCTACGGCCACTGGTTCGCGGAGATCGGCCGCCGCCACCCCGGTATCGACCTCGCGCTCCTGCCCATCGGCGCCTACGCCCCGCGCTGGTGGCTGGGCGACGTCCACGCCGACCCGGAGGAGGCCGTCCGGGCCTGCCTCGACCTCGGCGCCCGGCGGATGGCCCCCATGCACTGGGCCACCTTCGTCCTCTCCGCCGAGCCGGTCATGGAACCCCTGCACCGTGCCCGGGCCGCGTGGGCCCGCGCGGGCCTGCCCCGCGAACACCTCTGGGACCTTCCGATCGGCGCCTCACGCATGCTCGGAGACTAG